Part of the Leptospira sp. GIMC2001 genome, TGTTCTATCTTAACATTCCAACGACTCGAAGTCTCGCAGTTGTTGCAACTGGTGAAAAAGTATACCGCGAAGAAATTCAAGAAGGTGCAGTTCTCACACGGGTTGCAGCAAGTCATATCCGAGTGGGGACTTTTGAATTTGCTTACCATTTTCTAACACCCGAAGAATCCAAAGAGCTTGCTAGTTACACGATCAATCGACACTATCCAGAAGCTAATCATTCTTCGAATCCTATGTTGACTTTTTTTCAAACTGTCATGGAGAGACAATTGGATCTCATTCTACATTGGATGCGAGTAGGATTTATACATGGAGTTATGAATACAGATAATATGAGTATTGCGGGTGAGACTATTGACTACGGTCCTTGTGCTTTTATGAATTCCTATGATCCGAAGACGGTCTTTAGTTCGATTGATAGGCAAGGGAGGTATGCTTTTGGAAGTCAGCCAGCAATTGCTCAGTGGAACCTAGCTTGTTTTGCCAATGCTATTTTGCCTTTGCTTCATACTAACAATGATGAGGCTATTGAACTTGCTCGATCGGTTCTTGATTCGTATGCAGATAGTTTTGATCAGAAGTATTGGCAGATGATGGGACTCAAGATAGGAATTCCAAATCTTTCGGAGAAGGATCGAAGCTTGGTCGAGAACCTACGCTTATGGATGGAAAAAAACCAAGCAGATTATACCAATACTTTTTTGGCTTTAGAGAGCAAAGATTATCCAGAGAACAGTCTGTATCTTGACATAGAATTTCTAAATTGGAAGAAAGAATGGAAAAGTCGACTTAATGAATTGAATATAAGCTGGGAGGATGTTCTCAAAATTTTGAAAGCGAACAATCCGTCCGTTATTCCAAGAAATCACAAAGTCGAGGAAGCTCTGATTGCAGCAAGTAGAGATAATGATCTGACTCCTTTGAAGAGATTTCTAGAAATTTTGCAAAAACCATACGAGAGAGAAAATATTTCGACATCCTATCATCTACCTCAGGAGGGAGGAGATCAAAATTATAAAACTTTCTGTGGAACTTAAGTGAGCCAATTCTTCAATTATGGACTAAGGAAATGAAATCCCTTCAACATAGGCTGCATTTAAAACATTTACAGATTTCATATCGATATCAAGCACCGTTTTCTTTTCTGGAAATTGGATAACTTTAAGCTGGCTTTGCCAACCATTCTTTCTATCATAATTGCTTTTTATGAAAACGAGAAACGGATCTAAGGTTGTTACATCTGAAGCATTGGTGCTTTTGTGATAACTGACTGGCAACATCGGTGCCCATTTGTAGCCTTCAGGCAATTTAAAATCTTCAACTAATCCAGATTCTACGTTCACAAGTTTCCAATTTTGTATACTGTCCTCATCATTTGATAATTCTTTTGTGAAAAATACTAAGCTTGAGTTATTTAAAACTCGAAATGTTGGATTCCCTCGATTGAAATATCCATCAGGTGATTTTATGCCGGTTTCAAAGCTAAAAAGTACACTTCGTTTTTTATGAGTTCTATCATACGATTCTAAATTATAACGTTTTTTATCTTTAGTTCGAGAAACATAAGTTAAGAAAATGATATGCTTTCCTTGATTGACGATTCGCGCGCTGGTTATAACTTTATCACTAGCAATTTCTTCTGGTTTACAATTTAAACTACTGCAATAGAATAATTTCTGAGAAAATCCTTCTTGTGCACTTGCCATAATATCTTCCAATCCTTTAACAGATTTATCTTTGATGAAAATTCTAAAAATATGTTCACCGGTTGATAGAAAATCATCGATTTGAGCAGCAGCTTTGCGATAAGTATCAATATGAGGATAAAAAACTTGTTTATCCTCATTGAGTCGAAACAGTCTTTGGTCACCTGATTGGTGTAATTCACCAAAAATAGGAAGATTGAATTCATCTAAGAAGGCAAGCATTCCTCTAAAAACTTTAATTCCTGTATCTTGTGGATAGTTCAACTCGGATAGAAGCCCCGATTCCCATTCATAAATTAGTAATTTCCGCTTTAAATCTAAGAGTGGATTCACCACAGCTAGGATTCTTTTCTTGGAGATCTCAATTCGGTTGGGAAATGCGAGCCCTTGCGATTTGAATTTCTCAGGGAATGGAAGAATTGTCTGGGAGTCACTTGTGATTGCAAGAACATCCATCTTTTGATCAGAATTGCTTGTCACTACCAATAACTTACCCGATTGAGCAGAAAGATTAAAATACGACAAATAAATCCAAATGATTAAAACAAATTTCCAAAGGTTTAAAAATTTCATTAATCATATAAATACTTCAATGATTCCTTTGAGTCAATAAATTTTCGTTCAAAATATTGAATTTGGAATGTAAGGTTTTTATCGAATCTTTTTCTAATACAAGATATATCAACTAATGCGCGTCAGATGAATTGACCCTATCGAATGCGTTTCCATCTTGCTAGCAATTCACCCTTAGGGAAAATTTCTTGAACATCTCGTAACTCACCAGAAGGATTCAGCAAGAAAAATTTTGGCAATTGTTCAAGCTCAGCTTGGAATCTATCGTCATAAGTAAATTCATGAAATTCTTGTGAGTTCTTTATCACTTCTAACAAAACAAAATCTTTCAAGTCAGGAATTGTTTCTGCGAGCGGGCAGGGATTTCCTTTTGGCTCTTCTCCGCAAGGGTACTCGACCATGGCAATCAAAATTGGTTTTTGGTTTAGTTCGGCACTTGCATAGCTTGATGATTTATTTTGAGACCACTCAGGCTTGTCATCAGATCCATATTGCTTATACAATAAGAACCCAAGACTTGCGATGATTGATATAATCAAAACGGAAATTATGATCCAGATGATTTTCTTATTATTTGTCATAAATGGTTTTACTCTAAATGGATGAATCTTCTATTAATGCGATGAATCTTCTATTGATGCGATAAATCTTCTATTGATGCGATAAATAAATTTGGTGGTTCTTCGCATGGACGGGACGGGGCTTAAGCCCCTCGCTTTTCTCACGATCAATCTACATATAACTTGTCAAAAGTTCATTCGCACAATGTCAACTCTATATCATCTCCATGCGGGGGCTTAAGCCCCCGGCTTTGGTGAATTAGAACCAACCATAACACCATCATATAACCCAGCAATCTCTTTCAACATTTTACTTTTCTGTGAATTAGCAGAAAAGACCATCATTACAGAAAAGGTTTCACGAAACTAATAAATGCTTCAATCAGAATAGAGGATCTCAATTTTTTTAATTATTTTACGTAATCTTGAATCTTTTTCTGTCGAATAGGTGTATTGACAATAAAAATCGGGCTTTTCAGAGGGACATATTTTATTTTTAGCTTGTTCAGAGAGGGCTTTGGTATTTATGGTCAAATTTCTGTTTTAGCTTAAGCTGTTAAGGAGGCTGTAGACGAAAAAAGAATGAAAGCATTGGGAAAACACGTGATTGCCGAATTTTACGACTGCGACCATGAGTCGATCAATAACCACGAGCTAGTGGAAACCATCATGTTAGAAGCATGTGAAGTTTCTGGTGCTACTGTGATCAAACCTTCATTTCACAAGTTCAATCCTCACGGCGTGAGCGGTTGTGTTGTGATCAGTGAGTCACATTTCACCATCCACACTTGGCCAGAATATGGTTACGCAGCTGTAGATGTATTTACTTGTGGAGATGTTATAGACAACCAAGCTGCTCTCAATTATATGAGAGAGAAATTTGGTGCTAAGAATGTTTCTGTCGTCGAGATGAATCGAGGTGTTTTAA contains:
- the speD gene encoding adenosylmethionine decarboxylase, which translates into the protein MKALGKHVIAEFYDCDHESINNHELVETIMLEACEVSGATVIKPSFHKFNPHGVSGCVVISESHFTIHTWPEYGYAAVDVFTCGDVIDNQAALNYMREKFGAKNVSVVEMNRGVLNLGVGVELHHKPVNA
- a CDS encoding protein adenylyltransferase SelO translates to MPQQKLDWNLQNTYTSLPEKFFRKIEPTPVADPRLVLWNRPLANGLDLVDLNNSHSSSNSQQFDTVIHQKISSEQSQELASIFSGNKIPEGARPIAQSYAGHQFGHFTMLGDGRAILLGEQVTSNESRFDIQLKGAGLTPFSRGGDGRATLYSMLREYLISEAMFYLNIPTTRSLAVVATGEKVYREEIQEGAVLTRVAASHIRVGTFEFAYHFLTPEESKELASYTINRHYPEANHSSNPMLTFFQTVMERQLDLILHWMRVGFIHGVMNTDNMSIAGETIDYGPCAFMNSYDPKTVFSSIDRQGRYAFGSQPAIAQWNLACFANAILPLLHTNNDEAIELARSVLDSYADSFDQKYWQMMGLKIGIPNLSEKDRSLVENLRLWMEKNQADYTNTFLALESKDYPENSLYLDIEFLNWKKEWKSRLNELNISWEDVLKILKANNPSVIPRNHKVEEALIAASRDNDLTPLKRFLEILQKPYERENISTSYHLPQEGGDQNYKTFCGT